In Paraburkholderia bryophila, a single genomic region encodes these proteins:
- a CDS encoding 16S rRNA pseudouridine(516) synthase: MNLESILFTQGFGSRRQCRALIGDARVSIESAVCTDADADFPVTGNAFHFSVDGVVWPYREHAYLLLNKPAGYECSRDPQHHPSVFSLLPPQFAERGVQCVGRLDQDTTGLLLLSDDGKFVHLLTSPKRKVPKVYVATTRHPLDDTQLGALRDGVLLHGEPKPIAAVEAVARSEHALALTVMEGKYHQVKRMIAAAGNRCEALHRERIGGLALPATLAPGAWQWLDETDLGSLRSG; this comes from the coding sequence ATGAATCTCGAAAGCATTCTCTTTACTCAAGGTTTCGGCTCGCGCCGCCAATGCCGCGCGCTGATCGGCGACGCGCGCGTGAGCATCGAAAGCGCTGTCTGCACCGACGCCGACGCCGATTTCCCCGTCACCGGCAACGCGTTCCACTTCAGTGTGGACGGCGTCGTCTGGCCGTATCGCGAGCACGCCTATCTGCTGCTGAACAAGCCGGCCGGCTACGAATGTTCGCGCGACCCGCAGCATCATCCGAGCGTATTCAGCCTGCTGCCGCCGCAGTTCGCGGAGCGCGGCGTGCAATGCGTGGGCCGGCTCGACCAGGACACCACCGGCCTGCTGCTGCTCTCCGACGACGGCAAGTTCGTCCATCTGTTGACTTCGCCAAAACGCAAGGTGCCGAAGGTGTACGTCGCGACCACGCGCCATCCGCTCGACGACACGCAACTAGGCGCGCTGCGCGACGGCGTGCTGCTGCACGGCGAGCCGAAACCGATCGCCGCAGTTGAGGCCGTCGCGCGCAGCGAGCACGCGCTGGCGCTCACGGTCATGGAAGGCAAGTACCACCAGGTCAAGCGGATGATTGCCGCGGCCGGCAACCGCTGCGAGGCGCTGCATCGCGAGCGGATCGGTGGACTCGCGCTGCCCGCGACGCTCGCGCCGGGCGCATGGCAATGGCTCGACGAAACCGACCTCGGATCTTTACGGAGCGGGTAA
- a CDS encoding MFS transporter: MPTASSSSPSIRSRLPAAFQRLAWSNLVAQSAEQISLAAAPLVAVFMLGADARDTGLLQTAQTLPFLLLSIPLGVWADRRSRRLLMTLAESVRVIAMLCVLLLVLTHALSLPLLAALGFVAATGTVAYNVAAPSLVPALVPREAFASANGRLELARSVAYSAGPALGGLLVGWIGAGWAYGCAAGLSALAVALLAGLREPPRAAMPQRHFLLELRDGTRFVLRDALLRPMLATAVFFNLGFFILQAVYVPYAVHRLGLSASMVGVTLGAYGVGMVCGALAAPAIARRLAFGRVLIIGPSCGLLASLVMVATLVAPSFWLAMLSFFLVGAGPILWVVGSTTLRQAITPERMMGRVSALNSTATYGARPLGALLGAAISARWGMDACLVAAAAAFVVQALIIFMSPAARLERIPEQSATAC, from the coding sequence ATGCCCACCGCTTCCTCTTCTTCTCCCTCGATCCGATCCCGCTTGCCGGCCGCGTTCCAGCGCCTCGCGTGGTCGAACCTGGTCGCGCAGTCGGCCGAACAGATCAGCCTCGCCGCCGCGCCGCTCGTCGCGGTGTTCATGCTCGGCGCCGACGCGCGCGACACCGGTCTGCTGCAAACCGCGCAGACGCTGCCGTTCCTGTTGCTGTCGATCCCGCTCGGCGTCTGGGCCGACCGTCGCTCGCGCCGGCTGTTGATGACGCTCGCCGAAAGCGTGCGGGTAATCGCAATGCTGTGTGTGCTACTGCTCGTGTTGACGCACGCGCTGAGCTTGCCGCTGCTCGCCGCGCTCGGCTTCGTGGCGGCGACCGGCACAGTGGCCTACAACGTCGCGGCGCCTTCGCTGGTGCCCGCGCTGGTGCCGCGCGAGGCGTTCGCCAGCGCCAACGGCCGGCTTGAACTCGCGCGCAGCGTCGCGTATTCGGCGGGGCCGGCGCTGGGCGGTTTGCTGGTCGGCTGGATCGGAGCAGGGTGGGCGTACGGCTGCGCGGCCGGGCTCTCGGCGCTGGCCGTCGCGCTGCTGGCCGGACTGCGCGAACCGCCGCGCGCGGCGATGCCGCAGCGCCACTTCCTGCTGGAGTTGCGCGACGGCACGCGCTTCGTGCTGCGCGATGCGCTGCTGCGTCCCATGCTCGCGACCGCCGTGTTCTTCAACCTCGGCTTCTTCATCCTGCAAGCGGTGTATGTGCCGTACGCGGTGCATCGCTTGGGGCTGAGCGCGTCGATGGTCGGCGTGACGCTCGGGGCCTATGGCGTCGGCATGGTGTGCGGCGCGCTGGCGGCGCCGGCGATCGCGCGGCGTCTCGCCTTCGGACGCGTGCTGATCATCGGGCCGTCGTGCGGCCTGCTCGCGTCGCTCGTGATGGTGGCGACGCTCGTCGCGCCATCGTTCTGGCTGGCGATGCTGAGTTTCTTCCTGGTCGGCGCGGGGCCGATTCTGTGGGTGGTCGGCTCGACCACGCTGCGTCAGGCGATCACCCCCGAACGGATGATGGGCCGCGTGTCGGCGCTCAACAGCACCGCCACCTACGGCGCGCGTCCGCTGGGCGCGTTGCTCGGCGCGGCGATCAGCGCGCGCTGGGGCATGGACGCTTGCCTCGTCGCGGCCGCGGCGGCATTTGTCGTGCAGGCGCTGATCATCTTCATGTCGCCGGCGGCGCGGCTCGAGCGCATTCCCGAACAGAGCGCCACCGCCTGCTGA
- a CDS encoding MurR/RpiR family transcriptional regulator, protein MIHQPSVAPNSAEQAIAARIAAAMPTLTPIHRRMGDYVLANLFRAATMRIDELASVVGASVATANRFARALGFDGYPQFRDALVRGFEATLAPVERLRSAQESLAAGDAVLDASLEQAANNLHATRTAIDKNAAEAAVEAIIAARRVFVLGYGASAFLAGLMEHGLMPYHDNVQSLALMGGPSHAARRLFASNEDDLVIGLAFPRYVEDTIELARRAASRGARVLALTDSPRSPLAQFADLSLYIRADRRLAANADSAVLAVIEALCDAVAYRAKRSVKAAAEVSEFVLPWLVDPHAESAGPNERPARAVSRSAGDAGKPRKASEPAVAATPRPTRTLSKTQAKR, encoded by the coding sequence ATGATTCATCAACCGTCCGTTGCCCCCAATTCCGCCGAGCAGGCTATCGCGGCGCGCATCGCCGCCGCGATGCCGACGCTCACGCCGATTCACCGGCGTATGGGCGATTACGTGCTGGCCAATCTGTTCCGCGCGGCCACCATGCGGATCGACGAACTGGCTAGCGTGGTGGGCGCGTCGGTGGCGACGGCGAATCGCTTCGCGCGCGCGCTTGGCTTCGACGGCTATCCGCAGTTTCGCGACGCGCTCGTGCGCGGCTTCGAAGCGACGCTCGCGCCGGTCGAGCGTTTGCGCAGCGCGCAGGAGTCGCTCGCGGCCGGCGACGCTGTGCTCGACGCATCGCTCGAACAAGCCGCTAATAATCTGCACGCCACCCGCACGGCGATCGACAAGAACGCGGCCGAAGCCGCCGTCGAAGCGATCATCGCGGCCCGTCGCGTGTTCGTGCTCGGCTACGGCGCCAGCGCGTTCCTCGCCGGGCTGATGGAGCACGGCCTGATGCCGTATCACGACAACGTGCAGTCGCTCGCGCTGATGGGCGGCCCGTCGCACGCCGCGCGGCGTCTGTTCGCCTCCAACGAGGACGATCTCGTGATCGGCCTCGCGTTTCCGCGTTACGTCGAAGACACGATCGAACTCGCGCGCCGCGCCGCAAGCCGTGGCGCTCGCGTGCTTGCGCTGACCGACAGTCCGCGTTCGCCGCTCGCGCAATTCGCGGATCTCTCGCTCTACATTCGCGCCGACCGGCGGCTCGCGGCCAACGCCGATTCTGCCGTGCTGGCCGTGATCGAAGCACTGTGCGACGCGGTCGCGTACCGGGCGAAACGCTCGGTCAAGGCCGCCGCCGAAGTCAGCGAATTCGTGCTGCCGTGGCTGGTCGATCCGCACGCCGAGAGCGCCGGCCCGAACGAGCGACCCGCGCGCGCGGTCAGCCGTAGTGCGGGCGATGCCGGCAAGCCCCGCAAGGCCAGCGAGCCAGCCGTTGCGGCCACGCCCCGACCCACCCGAACCCTCAGCAAGACCCAAGCTAAACGATGA
- a CDS encoding isoaspartyl peptidase/L-asparaginase family protein has product MNSNAVIAIHGGAGTILRASMSASAEADYHAALHAVLSAGQRVLADGGSALDAVSEAVRLLEDCPLFNAGRGAVYTAAGTHEMDAAIMDGSTLEAGAICCVKRVRNPILAARKVLERSEHVLFTGEGAEAFAAAQGLEFAEPEYFHTEARHRQWLLARGQHRPMLDHDGASLAATPSAEHDDSGNGSNDKGNGSNDDPTPHEPIDPNRKFGTVGAVALDRHGHVAAATSTGGVTNKQVGRVGDTPLIGAGCYADDATCAVSTTGSGEMFMRMVAAYDVAAQMAYRQVSLQEAAHDVVMNRLPKIDGRGGLIAVDARGNITLPFNTEGMYRGFARLGETPVTAIYR; this is encoded by the coding sequence ATGAACTCCAACGCAGTCATTGCCATTCATGGCGGCGCCGGGACGATCCTGCGCGCGTCGATGTCGGCCAGCGCCGAAGCCGATTACCACGCCGCGCTGCACGCGGTGCTGAGCGCCGGCCAGCGCGTGCTGGCGGACGGCGGCAGTGCGCTCGACGCGGTGAGCGAAGCGGTGCGCCTGCTCGAAGATTGCCCGCTGTTCAACGCGGGCCGCGGCGCGGTGTACACGGCGGCCGGCACGCACGAAATGGACGCCGCGATCATGGACGGCAGCACGCTCGAAGCCGGCGCGATCTGCTGCGTGAAGCGCGTGCGCAATCCGATTCTGGCGGCGCGCAAGGTGCTGGAACGCAGCGAGCATGTGCTGTTCACCGGCGAAGGCGCGGAAGCGTTCGCCGCCGCGCAGGGACTCGAATTCGCCGAACCCGAGTATTTCCATACCGAAGCGCGTCATCGTCAATGGCTGCTCGCTCGCGGTCAGCACCGCCCGATGCTCGATCATGATGGTGCGTCGCTCGCCGCCACGCCGTCGGCGGAGCATGACGACAGCGGCAACGGAAGCAACGACAAAGGCAACGGCAGCAACGACGACCCCACGCCGCACGAACCCATCGACCCGAACCGCAAGTTCGGCACGGTCGGCGCGGTCGCGCTCGATCGACACGGCCATGTGGCCGCGGCGACCTCGACGGGTGGCGTTACCAACAAGCAGGTGGGCCGGGTCGGCGACACGCCGCTGATCGGCGCGGGCTGCTATGCGGACGATGCCACCTGCGCGGTCTCCACCACCGGCTCCGGCGAAATGTTCATGCGTATGGTCGCGGCCTACGACGTCGCCGCGCAAATGGCCTACCGCCAGGTGTCGCTGCAGGAAGCGGCTCACGACGTGGTGATGAACCGCTTGCCGAAGATCGACGGACGTGGCGGTCTGATCGCCGTCGATGCGCGCGGCAATATCACGCTGCCGTTCAACACCGAAGGCATGTATCGCGGCTTCGCGCGTCTCGGCGAAACGCCGGTGACGGCGATCTATCGCTAG
- a CDS encoding dipeptide ABC transporter ATP-binding protein, giving the protein MPTSLHTARPLIETLPPQRVLAVDDLSVAFRRGEQAFNAVRNLSLTVERGETLAIVGESGSGKSVTSLALMRLIEHGGGRLAGGSIAFRRRDGSVLDLAKASSGTMRSIRGADIAMIFQEPMTSLNPVFTVGDQISEAIALHQGKSRSAALAETLRLLDLVRIPEARRVAARYPHQLSGGMRQRVMIAMALSCKPALLIADEPTTALDVTIQAQILQLIRGLQDEMNMGVIFITHDMGVVAEVADRVLVMYRGEKVEEGASDTIFTAPSHPYTKALLAAVPRLGAMQGTDQPAKFPILTVEQASLSGAEQAVRAASAVAEEAQPPVQESTPPILRVRDLVTRFPVKTGVFGRLTGRVHAVEKVSFDLRPGETLALVGESGCGKSTTGRSLLRLVESQSGSIEFAGKEISSLTGPALQALRRDIQFIFQDPFASLNPRLTVGFSIMEPLLVHGVAQGAEAQARVAWLLDKVGLPPEAARRYPHEFSGGQRQRIAIARALALNPKVVIADESVSALDVSVQAQIVNLMLDLQRELGVAYLFISHDMAVVERVSHRVAVMYLGQIVEIGPRRAVFEAPQHPYTKKLMGAVPVADPARRHAKRMLAADEIPSPIRALNDEPTVAPLVAVGPDHFVAQHRVGGAY; this is encoded by the coding sequence GTGCCGACTTCATTGCACACCGCCCGTCCGCTTATCGAAACCCTGCCGCCGCAACGCGTGCTCGCGGTCGACGATCTGTCGGTCGCGTTTCGACGCGGCGAACAGGCCTTCAACGCGGTGCGCAATCTGTCGCTGACAGTCGAGCGCGGCGAGACGCTCGCGATCGTCGGCGAATCGGGTTCCGGCAAATCGGTGACTTCGCTCGCGTTGATGCGGCTGATCGAGCACGGCGGTGGGCGCCTTGCCGGCGGCAGCATCGCATTCCGGCGCCGCGACGGCAGCGTGCTCGACCTCGCGAAAGCGTCGTCCGGCACGATGCGTTCGATTCGCGGCGCCGACATCGCAATGATCTTTCAGGAGCCGATGACCTCGCTCAATCCGGTCTTCACGGTCGGCGATCAGATCAGCGAAGCGATCGCGTTGCATCAGGGCAAGAGCCGTTCGGCGGCGCTCGCCGAAACGTTGCGGCTGCTTGACCTCGTGCGGATTCCCGAGGCGCGCCGCGTAGCCGCGCGCTATCCGCATCAGTTGTCGGGCGGCATGCGCCAGCGCGTGATGATCGCGATGGCGCTGTCGTGCAAACCCGCGCTGCTGATCGCCGACGAACCGACCACCGCGCTCGACGTGACGATCCAGGCGCAGATTCTGCAACTGATTCGCGGCTTGCAGGACGAGATGAACATGGGCGTGATCTTCATCACGCACGACATGGGTGTCGTCGCCGAAGTGGCTGACCGCGTGCTGGTGATGTATCGCGGCGAGAAGGTGGAAGAGGGCGCGTCGGACACGATCTTCACCGCGCCGTCGCATCCCTATACGAAGGCGTTGCTCGCCGCCGTGCCGCGTTTGGGCGCGATGCAGGGCACCGATCAACCCGCCAAGTTTCCGATTCTGACCGTCGAGCAGGCCAGCTTGAGCGGCGCCGAACAAGCGGTGCGTGCCGCGTCCGCCGTCGCCGAAGAAGCGCAGCCGCCGGTGCAGGAGAGCACGCCGCCAATTCTGCGCGTGCGCGATCTGGTTACGCGTTTTCCGGTCAAGACCGGTGTGTTCGGCCGGCTCACGGGCCGCGTGCATGCGGTCGAAAAAGTCAGCTTCGATCTGCGGCCGGGCGAAACGCTCGCGCTGGTCGGTGAGTCGGGCTGCGGCAAATCGACCACGGGTCGCTCGCTGCTGCGTCTGGTCGAAAGTCAGAGTGGCTCGATCGAGTTCGCCGGCAAGGAAATCAGTTCACTGACGGGGCCCGCGTTGCAGGCGCTGCGCCGCGATATCCAGTTCATTTTCCAGGACCCGTTCGCGTCGTTGAATCCGCGTTTGACGGTCGGCTTCTCGATCATGGAGCCGCTGCTCGTGCATGGCGTCGCGCAGGGCGCCGAAGCGCAGGCGCGCGTCGCGTGGCTGCTCGATAAGGTCGGTTTGCCGCCCGAAGCCGCGCGCCGTTATCCGCATGAATTCTCCGGTGGCCAGCGGCAACGGATCGCGATTGCCCGTGCGCTGGCGTTGAACCCCAAAGTCGTGATCGCCGACGAATCCGTCTCCGCGCTCGACGTGTCGGTGCAGGCGCAAATCGTCAACCTGATGCTCGATCTGCAGCGCGAACTCGGTGTGGCCTATCTGTTCATTTCGCACGATATGGCCGTGGTGGAGCGCGTCAGCCATCGCGTGGCGGTGATGTATCTCGGCCAGATCGTCGAAATCGGTCCGCGCCGCGCGGTGTTCGAAGCGCCGCAGCATCCGTACACGAAGAAGCTGATGGGCGCGGTGCCGGTTGCCGATCCCGCGCGCCGTCACGCCAAACGCATGCTCGCCGCCGATGAAATTCCAAGCCCGATCCGCGCGCTGAACGACGAGCCGACGGTCGCGCCGCTGGTGGCGGTGGGCCCGGATCACTTCGTCGCGCAGCACCGCGTTGGCGGCGCTTACTAG
- the gsiB gene encoding glutathione ABC transporter substrate-binding protein GsiB, protein MNLLVPSSPFRLRALVSGGAVVFAMLAGNVAHAETTAVMAVASTFTTLDPYDANDTLSQAVAKSFYQGLFGFDKDMKLVNVLADSVEASPDAKVYTFKLRHGVKFQDGTDFNAAAVKANFDRVTDPANKLKRYNMFSRIEKTEVVDPYTVKITLKAPFSAFVNVLAHPSAVMISPDALKKYGKDIAFHPVGTGPFELVKWDPAGDLTVKKFAGYWKKGYPKVDAIDWKPVVDNNTRAALMRTGEADFAFQVPFEQAAQLQASPKVDLIASPSIIQRYISLNMNQKPFDNPKVREALNYAVNKDALTKVAFAGYATPADGVVPQGVDYAVKLGPWPYDPAKARELLKEAGYPNGFETTLWSAYNYSTAQKVIQFVQQQLAQVGIKAQVEALEAGQRVAKVESAQDPATAPVRMYYAGWSSSTGEADWAITPLLGSVSFPPKMVNTAYYKNDTVDNDLKQALETTDRTQKAALYTDAQKRIWADAPWIFLVKEKVVYARSKRLSGAYVAPDGSFNFDEIAIK, encoded by the coding sequence ATGAACCTGCTGGTCCCGTCTTCTCCGTTTCGTTTGCGCGCGCTGGTCAGCGGCGGCGCGGTGGTGTTCGCGATGCTCGCGGGCAATGTGGCGCATGCCGAGACCACGGCCGTGATGGCCGTCGCATCGACCTTCACGACGCTCGATCCGTACGATGCGAACGACACGCTGTCGCAAGCTGTCGCGAAGTCGTTCTATCAAGGGCTGTTCGGTTTCGACAAGGACATGAAGCTGGTCAACGTGCTGGCCGACAGCGTTGAAGCCAGCCCGGATGCGAAGGTTTATACGTTCAAGCTGCGCCACGGCGTCAAGTTCCAGGACGGCACCGACTTCAATGCGGCAGCGGTGAAAGCGAACTTCGACCGCGTGACCGATCCGGCCAACAAGCTGAAACGCTACAACATGTTCAGCCGTATCGAGAAGACCGAAGTGGTCGATCCGTACACGGTGAAGATCACGCTGAAGGCGCCGTTCTCGGCCTTCGTCAACGTACTGGCGCATCCGTCGGCGGTGATGATTTCGCCGGACGCGCTGAAGAAGTACGGCAAGGACATCGCGTTTCATCCGGTGGGCACGGGGCCGTTCGAACTGGTCAAGTGGGATCCGGCCGGCGACCTGACGGTGAAGAAGTTCGCGGGTTACTGGAAGAAGGGCTATCCGAAGGTCGACGCGATCGACTGGAAGCCGGTGGTCGACAACAACACGCGCGCCGCGCTGATGCGCACCGGCGAAGCCGATTTCGCGTTCCAGGTGCCGTTCGAACAGGCCGCGCAATTGCAGGCGAGCCCGAAGGTCGATCTGATCGCGTCGCCGTCCATTATTCAGCGCTATATCAGCCTGAACATGAACCAGAAGCCGTTCGACAACCCGAAGGTGCGTGAGGCGCTGAACTACGCGGTCAACAAGGACGCGCTGACCAAGGTCGCGTTCGCCGGTTATGCGACGCCGGCCGACGGCGTGGTGCCGCAAGGCGTCGACTACGCGGTGAAGCTCGGGCCGTGGCCGTACGATCCGGCGAAGGCGCGTGAACTGCTGAAGGAAGCGGGCTATCCGAACGGTTTCGAAACCACGCTGTGGTCCGCGTATAACTACTCGACCGCGCAGAAGGTGATCCAGTTCGTGCAGCAGCAACTCGCGCAAGTGGGCATCAAGGCGCAGGTCGAAGCGCTCGAAGCAGGGCAGCGCGTCGCCAAGGTGGAAAGCGCGCAGGACCCGGCCACCGCGCCGGTGCGCATGTATTACGCGGGCTGGTCGTCGTCGACGGGTGAAGCCGACTGGGCGATCACGCCGTTGCTCGGCTCAGTATCGTTCCCGCCGAAGATGGTCAATACCGCGTACTACAAGAACGACACGGTCGACAACGATCTGAAGCAGGCGCTCGAAACCACCGACCGCACGCAGAAGGCCGCGCTCTACACCGACGCGCAAAAGCGCATCTGGGCCGACGCGCCGTGGATCTTCCTCGTCAAGGAGAAGGTCGTGTACGCGCGCAGCAAGCGTCTGTCGGGTGCGTACGTGGCGCCGGACGGTTCGTTCAATTTCGACGAGATCGCGATCAAGTGA
- the gsiC gene encoding glutathione ABC transporter permease GsiC has product MLNFLVKRLFGLLPTLFIVAVLVFLFVHLLPGDPARLAAGPEADEATVALVRTDLGLDKPMPQQFVNFFVKIAHGDFGVSTRSKRPVSEEIGERFMPTLLLTLASMVWAVVLGMGIGIVSAVWRNRWPDRLGMTLAVSGISFPAFALGMVLMEIFSVKLGWLPVVGDGSWQSYVLPSLTLGAAVAAVMARFTRASFVEVLNEDFVRTARAKGVPERLVILKHCLRNALIPVITMMGLQFGFLLGGSIVVEVVFNWPGLGRLLVDAVSMRDYPVIQAEVLLFSLEFIIINLIVDVLYAVINPTIRFK; this is encoded by the coding sequence ATGCTGAACTTCCTCGTCAAACGTCTCTTTGGCCTGCTGCCGACGCTCTTTATCGTCGCCGTGCTGGTGTTCCTGTTCGTGCATCTGTTGCCGGGCGATCCGGCGCGGCTCGCCGCCGGTCCCGAAGCGGACGAGGCGACCGTCGCGCTGGTGCGCACGGATCTCGGTCTCGACAAACCGATGCCGCAGCAGTTCGTCAACTTTTTCGTGAAGATCGCGCACGGCGATTTCGGTGTCTCGACGCGCAGCAAGCGGCCGGTCAGCGAGGAAATCGGTGAGCGCTTCATGCCGACACTGCTGCTCACGCTCGCCAGCATGGTGTGGGCGGTCGTGCTGGGTATGGGCATCGGCATTGTCTCGGCGGTGTGGCGCAACCGCTGGCCCGACCGGCTCGGCATGACGCTCGCGGTGTCGGGCATTTCGTTTCCGGCCTTCGCGCTCGGCATGGTGCTGATGGAAATTTTCTCGGTGAAGCTCGGCTGGCTGCCGGTGGTCGGCGACGGTTCGTGGCAGAGCTACGTGCTGCCTTCGCTGACGCTCGGCGCGGCGGTCGCGGCGGTGATGGCGCGCTTCACGCGGGCTTCGTTCGTCGAGGTGCTGAACGAGGACTTCGTGCGGACCGCGCGCGCCAAGGGCGTGCCCGAACGTCTCGTGATCCTCAAACACTGTCTGCGTAACGCGCTGATTCCCGTCATCACGATGATGGGGCTGCAATTCGGTTTTCTGCTGGGCGGCTCGATCGTGGTCGAGGTGGTGTTCAACTGGCCGGGCCTCGGACGCCTGCTGGTGGACGCTGTGTCGATGCGCGACTATCCGGTGATTCAGGCTGAGGTACTGTTGTTCTCGCTTGAATTCATCATCATCAATCTGATCGTGGACGTGTTGTACGCCGTGATCAATCCGACCATCCGTTTCAAGTGA
- the gsiD gene encoding glutathione ABC transporter permease GsiD — protein sequence MSISATEANAAKAAIVEKTIRTPWSEFWRKFRKQHVALGAGIFVLLLIVVAIAAPHLVPYDPENFFDYDALNAGPSAAHWFGVDSLGRDIFSRILAGSRISLAAGFLSVAIGALIGTFFGLLAGYYEGWWDRVVMRVADVLFAFPGILLAIGVVAILGNGMINVICAVAIFSIPAFARLVRGNTLMLKQLTYIEAARSIGASDWTIIVRHILPGTISSVVVYFTMRIGTSIITAASLSFLGLGAQPPTPEWGAMLNEARADMVTAPHIALFPSLAIFVTVLAFNLLGDGLRDALDPKLDRA from the coding sequence ATGAGCATCTCCGCAACCGAGGCGAATGCGGCCAAGGCCGCTATCGTCGAGAAAACGATCCGCACGCCGTGGAGCGAGTTCTGGCGCAAATTCCGTAAGCAGCATGTGGCGCTCGGCGCCGGCATTTTCGTGCTGCTGCTGATCGTGGTCGCGATCGCCGCACCGCATCTGGTGCCGTACGACCCGGAGAATTTCTTCGACTACGACGCGTTGAACGCGGGGCCTTCGGCGGCGCACTGGTTCGGCGTCGATTCGCTGGGCCGCGATATTTTCAGCCGCATTCTGGCGGGCTCGCGCATTTCGCTCGCGGCCGGGTTTCTCTCGGTCGCGATCGGCGCGCTGATCGGCACGTTCTTCGGCCTGCTGGCCGGCTATTACGAAGGCTGGTGGGATCGCGTCGTGATGCGGGTGGCCGACGTGCTGTTCGCGTTCCCCGGCATTCTGCTCGCCATCGGCGTGGTGGCGATTCTCGGCAACGGCATGATCAACGTGATCTGCGCGGTGGCGATCTTCAGCATTCCGGCGTTCGCGCGGCTCGTGCGCGGCAACACGCTGATGCTCAAGCAGCTCACGTATATCGAAGCGGCGCGCAGTATCGGCGCGTCGGACTGGACCATCATCGTGCGCCATATTTTGCCGGGGACGATTTCGTCGGTCGTGGTGTACTTCACGATGCGTATCGGCACTTCGATCATTACCGCCGCGAGTCTGTCGTTTCTCGGACTCGGTGCGCAACCGCCCACTCCCGAGTGGGGCGCGATGCTCAACGAAGCGCGCGCCGATATGGTCACCGCACCGCATATCGCGCTGTTTCCGAGTCTGGCGATCTTCGTGACCGTGCTTGCGTTCAACCTGCTCGGCGACGGTTTGCGCGATGCGCTCGATCCGAAGCTCGACCGCGCATGA
- a CDS encoding DmpA family aminopeptidase: MSVSSAENAPHIGALPRGPLGTIADVPGVTVGHCTLDEGALQTGVTVIRPHGGDPFRDKVPAAVSVINGFGKSIGLVQVEELGTLETPIALTNTFGAAAVAQAQIRAAIRANPRIGREWSTVSPLVFECNDGYLNDIQAMAVGPQHFDDAYAAASAEVASGSVGAGRGMSCFDLKGGMGNASRVVEAAGQRYTVGALVLANFGRLPMLTLDGVPLGRMLSERAAATANASTTTKPEQGSIIMIVATDAPLDARQLKRLSLRAAAGLARTGSVYGHGSGDIALAFSTAYTVPHEAQFVTLPPLLADERLDPLFRACADSVEQAIVDALWNAVSVTGRDGHRRLSLHDSAPDLSQLLNSAR; encoded by the coding sequence ATGAGCGTGTCCTCTGCTGAAAACGCGCCGCATATCGGCGCTTTGCCGCGCGGTCCGCTCGGCACGATTGCCGATGTGCCGGGCGTAACCGTCGGACATTGCACGCTCGACGAAGGCGCGCTGCAAACCGGCGTGACCGTGATTCGCCCGCATGGCGGCGATCCGTTTCGCGACAAGGTGCCCGCCGCGGTGTCGGTGATCAACGGCTTTGGCAAGAGTATCGGGCTCGTGCAGGTCGAGGAACTCGGCACGCTGGAAACGCCGATTGCGTTGACCAATACGTTCGGCGCCGCCGCCGTTGCACAGGCGCAGATTCGCGCGGCGATTCGTGCGAATCCGCGAATCGGGCGCGAGTGGTCGACGGTCAGTCCGTTGGTGTTCGAGTGCAACGACGGCTATCTGAACGATATCCAGGCAATGGCGGTTGGCCCGCAACATTTCGACGACGCGTACGCGGCCGCGAGCGCCGAGGTTGCCAGCGGTTCGGTGGGGGCGGGGCGCGGTATGTCGTGCTTCGATCTGAAGGGCGGTATGGGCAACGCGTCGCGCGTGGTGGAGGCCGCAGGGCAACGTTATACCGTCGGCGCGCTGGTGCTGGCGAACTTTGGCCGCTTGCCGATGCTGACGCTCGACGGCGTGCCGCTCGGCCGCATGCTGAGCGAACGCGCGGCTGCAACTGCGAACGCTTCGACCACGACGAAGCCCGAGCAAGGCTCGATCATCATGATCGTCGCCACCGATGCGCCGCTCGACGCACGTCAACTCAAGCGTCTCTCGCTACGCGCGGCAGCCGGTCTTGCGCGCACCGGCTCCGTGTACGGCCACGGCAGCGGCGATATCGCGCTGGCGTTTTCGACCGCGTACACCGTGCCGCACGAAGCGCAATTCGTCACGCTGCCGCCGCTACTCGCCGATGAACGTCTGGACCCGCTGTTTCGCGCCTGCGCGGACAGCGTCGAGCAGGCCATCGTCGACGCGTTGTGGAACGCTGTGTCGGTGACCGGACGCGACGGTCATCGACGTCTGTCGCTCCACGACAGCGCGCCCGATCTTTCCCAACTACTCAACTCCGCTCGCTGA